Proteins from one Oligoflexus sp. genomic window:
- a CDS encoding alpha-amylase family glycosyl hydrolase: MKLRNLTLALALLGTFARPAAAVPVIAAQSELSIQSLSIDSIEEFPVAVDKQQRLRAIALLADGKKMAYDGRVRWSTTSDLIELTDSGFVTGLKAGKALVSVSAVDNPALKASLEIEVQKEPVYVYFQAPKNWSKVNAWYWYLDGKANISGIDDSGKPHNAITTPSQGAFPGPAMQPVAGMPGWFFIALPRWDDPIYAGKNLVKQPIRVVFSNPDNGEKTRDFAHYDGCFLSYNRYLRGNVIDGRWDGPLNCPAFPKRLRVIAEGRGGPIWGPSGFVDLMTMGSPSVTTRFTIDGSKPSLENGTEFPKNALILEKQFDAKGEAFVCAYAQDKRSAAATDECFRFYRPSFDTATNFPGLGASYNEAATTFAIWSPDRNSVELWLDGQTIPMGYIGDQVKMPGVWAVTVPGNHYLKRYQYLLDDVAVRDPYSVMVQPGTDYSIVMDPARIAPKDGWAPTPPLVNREDSIVYELSIRDFTNDASSGVSPENRGKFMGLVEAASYLYKGQNGANPNIKTGIEHLKELGVTHVQIMPVYDFATCGLKDPKNGPNCYNWGYDPENFNVPEERYSTTPMDYENRVREFQTMVNELHKAGIRVVLDVVYNHTWMRPFREADEGEKYFGDITGKYFLFDNEGFGYQLTGTGNTIDPKDPMVKKYIQDSLEYWVKTYNIDGFRFDVAGVFDYAEITDWMTYLYQRFPEKQILGYGEPYTALPDPDPNHYRLSNAQKMVNAKGEKAQFGGFNFTYREAIKGNNDSGYGGGYAFNDTYNATAIINGLRGSLGNDDIYQSAFGDDPVQTINYATSHDNLNLWDKINAWAGIQTFQVSNDYKKRIAAFTNGIVLVSQGIPFIHSGEEFARTKGGVPDSYQAGDAINRVHWEKKAEFKDLFDFYKQMVNIRRRFAGLRLPTKEEIDQSMSVKALGSGLFELKVSPNGKNRSELLVLLNSGADREYFLPSGDWNLAAEQGRATQERKVSGRVIAGGTAVTFFYR, from the coding sequence ATGAAACTCAGGAACCTCACTCTGGCCCTGGCTTTACTGGGCACGTTCGCGCGCCCGGCAGCCGCGGTCCCGGTGATCGCGGCACAATCGGAACTGTCCATTCAAAGTCTGAGCATCGACTCGATCGAAGAATTTCCTGTCGCTGTCGATAAGCAGCAACGCCTACGCGCCATCGCACTTTTAGCTGATGGAAAAAAGATGGCCTACGATGGCCGCGTGCGCTGGTCCACGACGAGTGACCTCATTGAGCTAACCGACAGCGGCTTCGTCACGGGCCTGAAAGCGGGCAAGGCCTTGGTTTCGGTGAGCGCGGTCGATAATCCCGCTCTGAAAGCGTCCCTTGAAATCGAAGTTCAGAAAGAACCCGTCTACGTGTATTTCCAGGCTCCGAAAAACTGGAGCAAGGTCAACGCCTGGTACTGGTATCTGGATGGCAAAGCCAATATCAGCGGCATCGACGACAGCGGCAAGCCCCACAATGCGATCACCACTCCCAGTCAGGGTGCGTTTCCCGGTCCTGCGATGCAGCCGGTCGCCGGCATGCCGGGCTGGTTTTTCATCGCTCTGCCGCGCTGGGATGATCCCATCTATGCCGGCAAAAATCTTGTGAAGCAACCGATTCGCGTGGTCTTCAGCAATCCCGACAACGGCGAGAAAACCCGTGATTTCGCCCACTATGATGGCTGCTTCCTCTCCTACAATCGCTATCTGCGCGGCAACGTCATAGATGGTCGCTGGGATGGTCCACTGAACTGCCCCGCCTTTCCCAAACGCCTGCGCGTCATCGCCGAAGGCCGCGGCGGCCCGATCTGGGGTCCGAGTGGTTTCGTCGATCTGATGACCATGGGCAGCCCGAGCGTCACCACGCGATTCACCATAGACGGTTCCAAACCTTCTCTGGAAAACGGCACGGAGTTTCCCAAGAATGCCCTGATCCTGGAAAAGCAATTCGATGCCAAAGGCGAGGCCTTCGTCTGCGCGTATGCTCAGGACAAGCGTTCCGCGGCTGCGACCGATGAGTGCTTCCGCTTTTATCGTCCGAGCTTCGATACAGCCACGAATTTCCCAGGTCTCGGCGCGAGCTATAACGAGGCCGCGACCACGTTCGCCATCTGGTCGCCGGATCGGAACAGCGTCGAACTCTGGCTCGATGGGCAGACCATTCCCATGGGCTACATCGGTGATCAGGTGAAAATGCCAGGCGTCTGGGCCGTCACCGTCCCCGGCAATCACTATCTGAAGCGCTATCAGTACCTGCTGGATGATGTCGCGGTTCGTGATCCTTACTCCGTGATGGTCCAGCCAGGCACCGATTATAGTATCGTCATGGATCCTGCGCGCATCGCGCCGAAGGATGGCTGGGCTCCCACGCCGCCGCTCGTCAATCGCGAGGACTCGATTGTTTATGAATTGAGCATCCGCGATTTCACCAATGATGCCAGCTCGGGCGTCAGTCCGGAAAATCGCGGCAAGTTCATGGGCCTCGTCGAAGCCGCCAGCTATCTTTACAAGGGTCAGAACGGAGCCAATCCCAATATCAAAACCGGGATCGAGCATCTGAAGGAACTCGGCGTCACGCATGTTCAGATCATGCCCGTCTACGATTTCGCGACCTGCGGCCTGAAAGATCCGAAAAATGGCCCGAACTGCTACAACTGGGGTTACGATCCCGAGAACTTCAACGTTCCCGAGGAACGCTACTCCACGACGCCGATGGATTATGAGAATCGCGTGCGCGAATTCCAGACCATGGTCAACGAACTCCATAAAGCCGGCATCCGCGTGGTCCTGGACGTGGTCTACAACCACACCTGGATGCGCCCCTTCCGTGAAGCCGATGAAGGCGAGAAATATTTCGGCGACATCACCGGGAAATACTTCCTCTTCGACAACGAAGGCTTCGGCTATCAGCTGACCGGGACCGGCAACACCATCGACCCCAAAGATCCCATGGTGAAAAAATACATACAGGATTCGCTCGAATACTGGGTGAAAACCTATAACATCGATGGCTTCCGCTTCGACGTTGCCGGCGTATTCGATTACGCGGAAATCACCGATTGGATGACCTATCTCTATCAACGTTTCCCCGAGAAGCAGATCCTCGGTTACGGTGAACCCTATACCGCGCTTCCCGATCCGGATCCGAATCACTATCGTCTGTCCAATGCTCAGAAAATGGTCAACGCCAAAGGTGAGAAAGCGCAGTTCGGCGGTTTCAACTTCACCTATCGTGAAGCCATCAAGGGGAACAACGATAGCGGCTATGGCGGCGGTTACGCCTTCAACGACACATACAATGCTACGGCTATCATCAATGGTTTGCGCGGCAGTCTGGGTAATGATGATATCTATCAGTCTGCATTTGGCGACGATCCTGTTCAGACCATCAACTACGCGACCTCGCATGATAACCTTAACCTCTGGGATAAAATCAACGCCTGGGCCGGCATTCAGACTTTCCAGGTGAGCAATGACTACAAAAAACGCATAGCAGCGTTTACCAATGGCATCGTCCTCGTTTCGCAGGGCATTCCTTTTATTCACAGTGGTGAAGAATTTGCGCGTACCAAGGGCGGCGTCCCGGACTCTTACCAGGCCGGCGATGCGATCAACCGCGTCCACTGGGAAAAAAAGGCAGAATTCAAGGATCTCTTTGATTTTTATAAACAGATGGTGAATATCCGCCGCCGCTTCGCGGGTCTCCGTCTTCCCACCAAAGAAGAAATAGATCAGTCGATGTCGGTGAAAGCCTTGGGCAGCGGCCTTTTTGAACTGAAGGTCAGCCCCAATGGCAAAAATCGCTCCGAGCTTCTCGTCCTCCTGAACTCCGGCGCGGATCGCGAGTATTTCCTGCCTTCGGGCGATTGGAACCTCGCAGCAGAGCAAGGCCGGGCCACCCAGGAGCGCAAGGTGTCGGGCCGCGTGATCGCCGGCGGCACAGCCGTGACCTTCTTTTACCGTTAA
- a CDS encoding ComEC/Rec2 family competence protein has product MLKTIAHWLIAAGLGTSLPVTAGVTENRPLSPKCSFRSAGPQEDFSRYGLRILSLWVSHGDATLIRLPSGEIALIDSGQDFAVKDYLVPFLQQHGIKELDYFIVTHYHGDHYAGKIEKDGKVYVGYRYDESSPRIPVKNFWDNRTFRRGDEFNWGGTRMFILNSLYTNEWSDDENHRSLSFRLEYNGFTYALGGDIYAQEQDRILNDFPDRVRVHVYRTNHHMHGSASWNYLKMSDPVLFVTSAEQAVYERETYTKILAGVMDQFRSGGARFLENLLTLEKGNILVGANSDGDWSYGCQPTGQYISAFQR; this is encoded by the coding sequence ATGTTGAAAACGATTGCGCACTGGCTCATTGCAGCCGGTCTGGGCACGTCTTTGCCTGTGACGGCAGGCGTGACCGAAAACCGACCTCTGTCACCCAAATGCAGCTTTCGCTCCGCAGGACCTCAAGAGGATTTCTCACGCTATGGATTAAGGATCCTTTCCCTTTGGGTCAGTCACGGCGATGCCACCCTGATTCGCCTGCCGAGTGGGGAAATTGCCTTGATTGATAGCGGCCAGGATTTCGCGGTAAAGGATTACCTTGTTCCTTTTCTGCAACAGCATGGCATCAAGGAACTCGATTACTTCATCGTCACGCATTATCATGGCGATCATTACGCAGGAAAAATCGAGAAAGATGGCAAGGTTTACGTCGGCTATCGTTACGATGAATCCAGCCCGCGCATCCCCGTGAAAAATTTTTGGGATAACCGGACCTTCCGCCGCGGAGATGAATTCAACTGGGGCGGAACACGGATGTTCATCCTCAATTCACTCTATACGAATGAATGGTCGGATGATGAAAATCATCGCTCGCTTTCGTTTCGACTGGAATACAATGGCTTCACCTATGCCTTGGGCGGCGACATCTACGCGCAGGAGCAGGATCGCATCCTGAATGATTTTCCGGATCGCGTGCGCGTTCACGTTTATCGCACCAATCATCACATGCATGGGTCGGCGAGCTGGAACTACTTGAAAATGAGTGATCCCGTGCTGTTCGTGACCTCGGCGGAGCAGGCTGTCTATGAGCGGGAGACGTATACCAAGATTCTTGCGGGCGTCATGGATCAGTTCCGTTCGGGCGGTGCGCGCTTTCTGGAAAACCTTCTGACTCTGGAAAAAGGCAACATTCTCGTCGGTGCCAACAGCGACGGGGATTGGAGTTACGGCTGTCAACCGACAGGCCAATACATCAGCGCCTTTCAGCGCTAA
- a CDS encoding acyl-CoA thioesterase, with translation MESQEYLYETKVRDDLVDAMGHLNHASYLTIFEEARWDICHAQNMTIESMQARGIGLVVIEAHIQYRREVRAGEGLLIKTRFRDVHRKLWRVEQTMENAAGQLCSHVQIKGGMFDLKERKMLLADSEWRAIFLGQKL, from the coding sequence ATGGAATCCCAGGAATATCTGTATGAAACGAAGGTCAGGGACGATCTGGTGGATGCGATGGGACATTTGAATCACGCATCTTATTTAACTATTTTTGAAGAGGCGCGATGGGACATCTGCCATGCGCAGAATATGACGATCGAATCCATGCAGGCCCGCGGCATCGGCCTTGTGGTGATCGAAGCGCATATTCAGTATCGCCGCGAGGTGAGGGCTGGTGAAGGTCTGCTCATAAAAACCCGCTTTCGCGATGTGCATAGAAAGCTGTGGCGCGTGGAGCAAACCATGGAGAACGCAGCTGGTCAGCTGTGCTCGCATGTGCAAATCAAAGGCGGCATGTTTGATCTCAAGGAAAGGAAAATGCTGCTTGCGGATAGTGAATGGCGAGCCATTTTCCTCGGTCAAAAATTATAA
- a CDS encoding class I SAM-dependent methyltransferase — protein sequence MGAFQALAEKLSCPVCSGKVQGGKDALRCEGCQAVFPVWGDFPWVFANASEWKADWTQRFRFYLQQLHDDVQNLKMELKLLDLLPKTRERLQHLVQAKTEQHRELEKLFEPLLLGQGPSYEQQLAAQTPLPETQQLMGYYGNVLRDWGWGEEENQICEDILAAILGPHPLGTMLVLGTGPSRLAYDIHRRLGGKDTIAVDINPFYLLVAERMLAGRNLNLYEFPIAPTDAKACASRVKCRAPETLKQGFSFLMADAMNPCFQDASVDTLLTPWLIDIVPQDFRSFAKKLNRIMKPGARWLNFGSTVFHHRLQHLCYSREEIPDILAESGFEVLQMRENVIPYLRSPASCQQRSEKVFTFMARKVQEVAPGPAYTPLPNWLSDTGMPVPIQADMQQQMIVNLTLTQVLAQVDGQKSLQQIAEVMAPTFELPASDVLPMLKRMFGRFVEGRGRSVNF from the coding sequence ATGGGCGCATTCCAGGCTTTGGCTGAAAAGTTGAGCTGTCCCGTTTGTTCAGGCAAAGTGCAGGGCGGCAAGGATGCTTTGCGCTGTGAAGGCTGCCAGGCGGTTTTTCCGGTCTGGGGCGACTTTCCCTGGGTCTTCGCCAACGCGAGTGAATGGAAGGCTGACTGGACGCAACGCTTCCGCTTCTATCTGCAGCAGCTGCACGACGATGTTCAAAATCTGAAAATGGAATTGAAACTGCTCGATCTTCTGCCGAAGACGCGCGAACGCCTGCAGCATCTGGTGCAGGCCAAGACCGAGCAGCATCGCGAGTTGGAAAAGCTCTTCGAGCCCCTGCTCCTGGGCCAAGGCCCGAGCTATGAGCAGCAGCTGGCGGCCCAGACTCCCTTGCCGGAAACCCAGCAGCTGATGGGTTACTACGGTAACGTCCTGAGGGACTGGGGCTGGGGTGAAGAGGAAAATCAAATCTGCGAAGATATCCTCGCGGCGATCTTAGGGCCGCATCCCCTCGGCACCATGCTGGTCCTGGGTACCGGCCCGAGCCGCCTTGCCTATGATATCCATCGGCGCCTCGGCGGCAAGGACACCATCGCGGTCGATATCAATCCCTTTTATCTGCTGGTCGCCGAGCGCATGCTCGCCGGTCGGAATTTGAATCTTTATGAATTCCCGATCGCGCCGACCGACGCCAAGGCCTGCGCCAGCCGCGTGAAATGCCGGGCGCCGGAGACGTTGAAGCAGGGTTTTTCCTTCCTGATGGCGGATGCGATGAATCCCTGCTTTCAGGATGCCAGCGTCGACACGCTCCTGACGCCTTGGCTCATAGATATCGTGCCCCAGGATTTCCGCAGCTTTGCCAAGAAACTCAATCGCATCATGAAGCCGGGCGCACGCTGGCTCAATTTCGGTTCGACGGTGTTTCATCACCGGCTGCAGCATCTTTGCTACAGCCGCGAGGAAATACCGGATATCCTCGCCGAGAGCGGCTTTGAGGTTCTGCAGATGCGCGAGAACGTGATCCCTTATCTGCGTTCGCCAGCGAGCTGTCAGCAGCGCAGTGAAAAAGTTTTCACCTTCATGGCGCGCAAGGTTCAGGAGGTCGCTCCGGGCCCCGCGTACACGCCGCTGCCCAACTGGTTGAGCGACACCGGGATGCCGGTTCCCATTCAGGCCGATATGCAGCAGCAGATGATCGTGAATTTAACTCTGACCCAGGTGCTGGCCCAGGTCGATGGGCAGAAGAGCCTTCAGCAGATCGCCGAGGTCATGGCGCCGACCTTCGAACTTCCCGCCAGCGACGTCCTGCCCATGCTGAAGCGCATGTTCGGACGCTTTGTCGAAGGTCGCGGCCGCAGCGTGAACTTCTAA
- a CDS encoding GAF domain-containing protein: MLDALPLNAETASKRAHYSSVFASIKALLENETDWVAGMATVVCELHQSFGYYHWTGFYRVVRDQHLKIGPYQGTHGCIDIPFARGVCGAAARTGKTQLVPDVEAFSGHIACSSTTKSEIVVPVFNPKGELLAVFDVDSNDPDAFDEVDQEQLEEIMAYYGQRFPGMPR, encoded by the coding sequence ATGCTTGACGCCCTCCCCCTGAATGCCGAGACCGCCAGCAAACGAGCCCATTATAGCTCCGTGTTCGCGAGCATCAAAGCCTTGCTTGAGAATGAAACCGATTGGGTGGCAGGCATGGCCACTGTGGTTTGCGAACTGCACCAGAGTTTCGGCTACTATCACTGGACCGGATTTTATCGCGTGGTGCGCGATCAGCACCTGAAAATTGGCCCCTATCAGGGCACCCACGGCTGTATTGATATTCCTTTCGCCCGTGGCGTTTGCGGGGCTGCGGCTCGCACGGGGAAGACCCAGCTGGTTCCCGACGTCGAGGCCTTTTCCGGGCACATCGCCTGTTCCAGCACGACCAAGAGTGAAATTGTGGTGCCTGTGTTCAATCCGAAAGGTGAGCTTCTGGCGGTTTTTGACGTGGATTCGAATGATCCCGACGCCTTTGACGAAGTGGATCAGGAGCAGCTTGAGGAAATTATGGCTTATTATGGCCAGCGCTTCCCCGGCATGCCCCGCTGA
- a CDS encoding YheU family protein — MQIPVDRLDPETLTRVIEEFVSREGTDYGQSNPDLLVKVEGIRRKLKSGEAVLCYDELSESCHILSREAFRSLQKGGAQPAQDRPNEISRDF; from the coding sequence ATGCAAATTCCCGTGGATCGCCTGGATCCTGAGACCCTGACCCGTGTGATCGAAGAGTTTGTCAGTCGGGAAGGCACGGACTACGGCCAGTCTAACCCGGACTTATTAGTGAAAGTGGAAGGCATACGGCGCAAGCTGAAAAGCGGGGAAGCCGTCCTATGTTACGATGAACTCAGCGAAAGTTGCCATATTTTGTCGCGCGAGGCCTTCCGCTCCCTACAAAAAGGCGGCGCACAACCTGCACAGGACCGGCCTAATGAAATCAGCCGGGATTTTTAA
- a CDS encoding NAD(P)/FAD-dependent oxidoreductase, which yields MSLVLKQLSIPVASGDPDAQLRPLLAQELGIPEQEITSLRILKKSLDARKKSRIVYHYQVNFDCVDTAAVLRNVGEKVETYVERPHYHPMEGISLQGKRFRHPPVIIGSGPAGTFAAQVLSEMGQPCIVIERGEAVENRMRTVHRLLRNSDFNNESNYCYGEGGAGTFSDGKLTCGRNHPLIRYLFEQWVRFGAPDEILYDAHPHIGTDYLMIIAKRTRQHLETLGTQFLFNKRFVNFESGGTNARYSVTLHDGTRLDTDHLVLAIGHSARETYQMLLDKGLAIGPKPFAIGARFEHPQDVIDKIQFGSCTVLPAAEYKLAAQAEGRGIWTFCMCPGGHLMPTGAQEGHLAINGMSYHARNSGFANAAVVVNVTREDFYRGHPLDGMHFQAAIERAAFAAGGGNYFSPAQRLTDFLKARDSKGTLSSSYKPGVTNARLDKILPDFVVNSLRGALTEYNKRMQGFLSPEAIVAGVETKTSAPIVMHRDKGLQSESHPGIFPAGEGAGFAGGIVSAALDGVKIGRAVVENALAEQLLVSLH from the coding sequence ATGAGTCTTGTCCTAAAACAGCTGAGTATTCCCGTGGCATCGGGTGATCCTGATGCGCAGCTGCGACCTCTCCTGGCCCAGGAACTCGGCATTCCCGAGCAGGAGATCACCTCGCTCCGCATTTTAAAAAAATCCCTCGATGCCCGCAAAAAATCGCGCATCGTCTATCACTACCAGGTGAATTTCGATTGCGTGGATACCGCTGCGGTTCTGCGCAATGTGGGCGAAAAGGTCGAAACCTACGTCGAGCGCCCGCATTATCACCCCATGGAAGGCATCAGCCTCCAAGGCAAACGCTTCCGCCATCCGCCCGTGATCATCGGCAGCGGCCCGGCCGGAACTTTTGCGGCCCAGGTCCTGAGCGAGATGGGCCAGCCCTGTATCGTGATCGAACGCGGGGAAGCGGTCGAGAATCGGATGCGCACGGTGCACCGCCTTCTCAGAAACAGCGACTTCAACAACGAATCGAACTACTGCTACGGGGAAGGCGGTGCCGGAACTTTTTCCGACGGCAAGCTCACCTGTGGTCGCAATCATCCTTTGATCCGCTATCTTTTTGAGCAGTGGGTGCGTTTTGGAGCCCCGGATGAAATCCTCTACGATGCGCATCCGCACATCGGCACGGATTATCTGATGATCATCGCCAAGCGCACGCGTCAGCATCTGGAAACGCTCGGCACGCAATTCCTCTTCAATAAACGCTTCGTCAACTTCGAAAGCGGTGGAACCAATGCCCGTTACAGCGTAACGCTGCATGACGGCACGCGCCTTGATACCGATCACCTGGTCCTGGCGATCGGTCACAGCGCGCGTGAAACCTATCAGATGCTCCTCGACAAGGGTCTTGCGATCGGTCCCAAACCGTTCGCGATCGGTGCCCGCTTTGAACATCCGCAGGATGTCATAGATAAAATTCAATTCGGCAGCTGCACAGTGCTTCCGGCCGCGGAATATAAGCTCGCCGCTCAGGCCGAAGGTCGCGGCATCTGGACCTTCTGCATGTGCCCGGGCGGACACCTGATGCCCACCGGCGCTCAGGAAGGTCACCTGGCTATCAACGGCATGAGCTACCATGCGCGGAACAGCGGCTTTGCCAACGCCGCGGTCGTGGTGAACGTCACGCGCGAGGACTTCTACCGCGGGCATCCGCTGGACGGCATGCATTTTCAGGCGGCTATTGAACGCGCGGCTTTCGCAGCTGGCGGCGGCAACTACTTCTCGCCTGCGCAAAGGCTCACCGACTTTTTGAAAGCACGCGACAGCAAAGGCACGCTCTCATCGAGCTACAAACCCGGTGTGACCAATGCCCGTCTGGATAAGATCCTGCCGGACTTTGTCGTGAACAGTCTGCGCGGAGCTTTGACTGAATACAATAAACGCATGCAGGGTTTTTTGAGTCCCGAGGCGATCGTCGCCGGTGTGGAAACGAAAACCTCGGCGCCGATCGTCATGCACCGCGACAAAGGTCTGCAGTCGGAAAGCCATCCGGGCATTTTCCCGGCGGGTGAAGGCGCAGGCTTTGCGGGCGGCATCGTTTCAGCGGCCTTGGATGGCGTGAAAATTGGTCGCGCTGTGGTTGAAAATGCTCTGGCCGAGCAGCTGCTCGTCAGTCTTCATTGA
- a CDS encoding MarR family transcriptional regulator, with the protein MSQDDVVKIRKLYQTFSFVSIRMHEAIGRKAGLSGTDHKYLGFLIQKGQMTAGELAVLCGLTTGAITGMIDRFEKKGLVQRQPSPDDRRKVIIVPDKARIMELLSPLYQNHQAQIEGVISRYTEAELKLIERFLGDLISVIHDTTAEHKN; encoded by the coding sequence TTGAGTCAGGATGATGTCGTGAAAATTCGAAAGCTCTATCAGACTTTCTCTTTCGTTTCGATTCGCATGCACGAAGCGATCGGGCGCAAGGCTGGACTGTCGGGGACGGACCACAAGTATCTCGGCTTTTTAATCCAGAAGGGTCAGATGACGGCCGGGGAGTTGGCCGTCCTCTGCGGCTTAACAACCGGCGCCATTACGGGAATGATTGACCGCTTCGAAAAAAAAGGCCTCGTCCAAAGGCAGCCGTCGCCTGACGATCGCCGCAAAGTCATCATTGTTCCCGATAAAGCCAGGATCATGGAACTCCTGTCTCCGCTCTATCAAAACCACCAGGCGCAGATCGAGGGCGTGATCAGCCGGTATACAGAGGCCGAGCTTAAGCTGATCGAACGATTCCTTGGCGACCTGATTTCCGTCATCCATGACACCACTGCCGAACATAAGAACTAA
- the arr gene encoding NAD(+)--rifampin ADP-ribosyltransferase: MTAKIKEFVQCFFHGTKAALKVGDHISPGNDSNYEDGRRSKYVYLTSNLTVAAWGAELAAGDNPCSIYVVEPTGELQDDPNVTNKRFPGNPTNSFRTASPLMVVGVVTAWQGHSQEEIAARKEALKTLMQSGAQIIED, encoded by the coding sequence ATGACCGCAAAAATCAAAGAATTCGTGCAATGCTTCTTTCACGGCACCAAAGCGGCGCTCAAAGTCGGCGATCATATCTCTCCTGGCAATGACTCCAACTATGAGGACGGACGAAGATCAAAATACGTTTACCTCACCTCGAATCTCACCGTTGCAGCTTGGGGTGCCGAACTTGCTGCCGGGGACAATCCCTGCTCCATCTATGTCGTCGAACCTACCGGAGAGCTGCAGGATGACCCGAACGTCACGAACAAAAGGTTTCCCGGCAATCCGACCAATTCCTTTCGGACCGCCAGTCCCCTTATGGTGGTCGGTGTGGTGACCGCCTGGCAAGGGCATTCCCAGGAAGAAATCGCAGCGCGCAAAGAAGCCCTTAAAACGCTGATGCAGAGCGGCGCGCAGATCATCGAAGACTAA
- a CDS encoding peptide MFS transporter, whose protein sequence is MATITKKGAASAPAGQFNDVGGSFLGHPKGLFVLFLTEMWERMSYYGMRALLVLYMVDHLFLRPDVNTQVVGFATIKGILESIFGTLEIQPLASQIYGLYTGLVYATPLIGGWVADRWLGQYRTVIVGGILMTIGHFLMAFENLFFPALFFLIIGNGAFKPNISTQVGDLYGKDDPRRDGAFTLFYMGINLGAFLSPLVCGTLGQKLGWHWGFGSAGVGMIIGLMVYIFGQRLIHVHPDHAGAKLQNKTEAQKNAKKEPFTPAEWKAIWALIILCGLNVVFWAVYEQQGNTMQLWADNQTNWNLMGFEVPSTWYQSFNPLAILIFAPLLGIFWKKQAAKDKEPSSVTKMAIGCLLLAAAFCIMIFAASVVGDARGSVLWLVMTTMVLTLGELYLSPVGLSLVTKVAPARIVSMMMGMWFLSSFLGNYLSGYLGTFYSTMSKGSFFTMMAVLAAIAAVAMAAFNKPLRSALGHH, encoded by the coding sequence TTGGCAACGATAACGAAGAAGGGGGCCGCGAGTGCACCGGCCGGCCAGTTCAATGATGTGGGGGGCAGTTTTCTCGGCCATCCCAAGGGCCTTTTCGTACTGTTCCTGACTGAGATGTGGGAGCGCATGAGTTACTACGGCATGCGTGCCCTGCTCGTGCTTTACATGGTGGATCACCTCTTTCTACGCCCCGATGTGAATACGCAGGTGGTGGGCTTCGCGACGATCAAGGGGATCCTGGAGTCGATCTTCGGAACACTTGAGATTCAACCTCTGGCTTCGCAGATCTACGGCCTGTACACAGGTCTGGTGTATGCCACGCCGCTGATTGGTGGCTGGGTGGCGGACCGTTGGCTCGGGCAGTATCGGACGGTGATCGTCGGTGGTATCCTCATGACCATCGGTCACTTCCTGATGGCCTTTGAAAACCTCTTCTTCCCCGCGCTCTTTTTCCTGATCATCGGTAACGGCGCCTTCAAGCCGAACATCTCGACTCAGGTCGGTGACCTCTACGGCAAGGATGACCCACGCCGTGACGGTGCGTTTACACTTTTTTATATGGGCATCAACCTCGGCGCCTTCCTCTCGCCGCTCGTGTGCGGAACGCTGGGACAGAAGCTCGGCTGGCACTGGGGCTTCGGCTCCGCGGGCGTGGGCATGATCATCGGCCTGATGGTCTATATCTTCGGTCAGCGTTTGATCCACGTGCATCCTGATCACGCCGGAGCCAAGCTGCAGAACAAGACCGAAGCGCAGAAAAATGCCAAGAAAGAACCCTTCACGCCTGCCGAATGGAAAGCCATCTGGGCTCTTATCATCCTCTGCGGACTGAACGTGGTCTTCTGGGCTGTTTATGAACAGCAGGGCAACACCATGCAGCTCTGGGCTGATAACCAAACCAACTGGAACCTTATGGGCTTCGAAGTGCCCTCGACCTGGTACCAGTCCTTCAACCCGCTCGCGATTCTGATCTTTGCACCGCTGCTCGGCATCTTCTGGAAAAAGCAGGCGGCCAAGGACAAGGAACCTTCCTCGGTCACGAAAATGGCCATCGGCTGTCTTCTGCTCGCCGCTGCGTTCTGCATCATGATCTTTGCCGCTTCGGTGGTGGGTGATGCGCGGGGCTCGGTGCTGTGGCTGGTCATGACCACGATGGTCCTGACGCTCGGTGAACTCTACCTTTCGCCTGTGGGCCTTTCGCTCGTGACCAAGGTGGCCCCGGCTCGCATCGTTTCGATGATGATGGGCATGTGGTTCCTGTCGAGCTTCCTCGGCAACTATCTGAGCGGTTACCTCGGCACCTTCTACAGCACCATGTCGAAGGGCAGCTTCTTTACGATGATGGCTGTGCTCGCGGCGATCGCGGCCGTGGCCATGGCAGCCTTCAATAAGCCTCTGCGTTCGGCGCTGGGGCACCACTGA